The window GGGCCTATGCGTTCGACCTCGACACGGCGCTGGACTCCGTGGTCGCCCTCGAGGCGCGTGTCCCGGCCGACGCCTATACCGCCGGCATTCTGGGCACCGAGCGCCTCGGCAACGGGGTGGTCATCAGCCCCAGCGGCCTGGTCCTGACCATGGCCTATCTGATCACCGAGGCGCGGGAGGTGATCCTGACCCTCAATGACGGCCGCCGGATCTCCGCCCACGTGCTGGGCTTCGACGCCCGCAGCGGCCTTGGCCTGGTCCAGGCCCTGCAGCCACTCGACCTGCCTGCCCTGCGCATCGGCTCGTCGAAGGACCTGGGGCCCGGCTCGGCCGTCATCACCGCCGGAGCCGGCGGCCGCGCCCATGCCACCGCCGCACAGGTCCTGACCCGCATGCCGTTCGCCGGCTACTGGGAATATCTGCTCGACGACGCAATCATGGCCGAGCCGGCCCACCCGCACTGGAGCGGCGCGGCCCTGATCGGGCCCCGGGGCGACCTGGTCGGACTGGGATCCCTGACCCTGGAGACCCAGGGCCGGGACGGGGCGGCCAAGCCGATCAACATGTTCGTGCCCGCCGACCTGCTGCCGCCGATCCTCGACGACCTGGCCCGCGGCCAGCCGCCCCATCCGCCTCGCCCCTGGCTGGGGGTCTTCGCCCAGGAGATCGAGGATCATGTGGTGGTGGTCGGCCTGTCGCCGAAAGGACCGGCGGCGCGGGCCGAGCTCAAGCCGGGCGACATCCTCCTGGCGGTCGATGGCCGCGGCATCTCCGACCTGACCGAGTTCTATACCGCCCTCTGGCGTCTGGGCCCGGCCGGCGTGACCATCCCCCTGCGGGTGCTGCGCGAAGGCGACACCTTCGTCGTGGAGATCCGCTCCATGGACCGGGCGACCCTGCTGAAAAAGCCGCGCTACAACTGACCGGCACCGGAAGAGGGGCGCG of the Caulobacter henricii genome contains:
- a CDS encoding S1C family serine protease, with product MPSPFRGYEVEARLRPASGAYAFDLDTALDSVVALEARVPADAYTAGILGTERLGNGVVISPSGLVLTMAYLITEAREVILTLNDGRRISAHVLGFDARSGLGLVQALQPLDLPALRIGSSKDLGPGSAVITAGAGGRAHATAAQVLTRMPFAGYWEYLLDDAIMAEPAHPHWSGAALIGPRGDLVGLGSLTLETQGRDGAAKPINMFVPADLLPPILDDLARGQPPHPPRPWLGVFAQEIEDHVVVVGLSPKGPAARAELKPGDILLAVDGRGISDLTEFYTALWRLGPAGVTIPLRVLREGDTFVVEIRSMDRATLLKKPRYN